A genomic stretch from Glaciecola nitratireducens FR1064 includes:
- a CDS encoding DUF368 domain-containing protein — protein sequence MQAKRNGRDYLVLAGKGLIMGAADGMPGVSGGTIAFITGIYQELIHSIKLCGPEALRILFKQGLLDAFKYINGSFLVTLFAGIIVSVISLSRVVVYLLDTYPELLWSFFFGLILAGTWSVIRHVDKWNWTLFVTFLAGSAVAYSLTMITPVAIEPRPLYFFLSGMLAICAMILPGISGAFILLLLGMYGPVMLAIKEFQFSLLALFACGCAIGLLSFSHFLDWMFSKHKNLTFALLGGFMFGSLNKVWPWKQTIESTIDRHGKEISLLERNISPQAFESLTGQPSYLLFALGLMLLGIALVIFMELMNKSSDKS from the coding sequence ATGCAAGCAAAAAGAAACGGTCGAGACTACCTAGTCCTTGCAGGTAAAGGATTGATAATGGGCGCAGCCGATGGAATGCCCGGCGTTTCGGGTGGCACCATTGCCTTTATTACAGGTATATATCAAGAATTAATCCATTCAATCAAGCTTTGTGGCCCAGAAGCTCTGCGAATTTTGTTCAAGCAAGGCTTACTTGATGCATTCAAATATATTAACGGTAGTTTCCTTGTCACACTTTTTGCCGGCATAATCGTTAGTGTTATTAGTCTCTCAAGAGTAGTCGTTTACTTACTCGACACTTATCCAGAATTACTCTGGTCTTTCTTCTTTGGGCTCATTCTTGCTGGAACTTGGTCAGTAATTAGGCACGTAGATAAGTGGAATTGGACTTTATTTGTCACTTTTTTGGCAGGCTCAGCTGTTGCATACTCGCTTACGATGATAACTCCTGTCGCAATTGAACCAAGACCGCTATATTTCTTTTTATCTGGCATGCTAGCAATATGCGCGATGATTCTGCCCGGTATTTCCGGCGCTTTTATTTTACTATTACTAGGCATGTACGGCCCTGTCATGCTAGCCATAAAAGAGTTTCAGTTTAGCTTATTGGCACTATTTGCGTGCGGCTGTGCTATCGGGTTACTAAGCTTTTCCCATTTTCTAGACTGGATGTTTAGCAAGCACAAAAACCTGACGTTCGCATTGCTCGGTGGCTTTATGTTTGGCTCATTAAACAAGGTATGGCCGTGGAAGCAGACCATAGAGTCGACCATTGACCGTCATGGGAAAGAAATTTCTTTGCTTGAACGCAACATTTCACCGCAAGCGTTTGAGTCATTAACAGGTCAACCCTCTTATTTACTGTTCGCATTAGGTTTAATGTTGCTAGGCATTGCCTTGGTAATTTTCATGGAGCTAATGAATAAGTCTTCTGATAAATCATAG